A portion of the Sphingorhabdus pulchriflava genome contains these proteins:
- a CDS encoding C13 family peptidase: MRWKTLSAALLVATAMAGPSTSQVGFNNREAAENGWSMEQNRSAGWHYAQHRRLSSALGTLQPQRQGIIDAYIVSIGLDSDPVFGREAGEAQKVLARRYGATGRSIFLAAGAGNETVGTPQGSPPNLATALAAVAAKMNVKEDVLVLFATTHGDPRLGLVYRDGNNAVGMIAPKRLAKLLDDLGIERRLIILSACFSGVFVPALNGDQSVVITAASSQRTSFGCNPGNDWTFFGDALINTALRKPQSLEQANDEARSLILLWEAGRGLVPSDPQIFVGDKARVWLDALEARMPKTETPKVGRAANETT; encoded by the coding sequence ATGCGATGGAAAACGCTCTCCGCCGCACTTCTTGTTGCAACTGCAATGGCCGGTCCTTCGACCAGTCAGGTTGGTTTCAACAACCGCGAGGCGGCGGAAAATGGCTGGTCGATGGAGCAGAACCGCAGTGCGGGCTGGCACTATGCGCAGCATCGCCGTCTGTCTTCCGCTCTCGGCACGCTTCAGCCCCAAAGGCAAGGCATCATCGATGCTTATATAGTCTCGATCGGGCTCGATTCCGACCCTGTATTTGGCCGCGAAGCGGGTGAAGCGCAGAAAGTGCTGGCGCGGCGCTATGGTGCCACCGGACGATCGATTTTTCTCGCCGCAGGTGCGGGCAACGAAACCGTTGGAACCCCGCAGGGTTCGCCACCCAATCTGGCCACAGCGCTGGCTGCGGTCGCTGCGAAGATGAATGTGAAGGAGGATGTTCTTGTCCTCTTTGCGACAACACATGGAGACCCCAGATTGGGGCTGGTCTATCGTGATGGGAACAATGCGGTCGGTATGATCGCGCCCAAGCGACTGGCGAAATTGCTCGATGATCTGGGCATCGAGCGTCGTCTCATCATCCTGTCTGCCTGCTTTTCCGGCGTTTTCGTGCCAGCACTCAACGGCGATCAGTCTGTGGTCATCACCGCAGCTTCGTCGCAGCGAACCTCGTTCGGTTGCAACCCCGGTAACGACTGGACTTTCTTTGGTGATGCCTTGATCAACACCGCGCTCCGCAAACCGCAGAGCCTGGAACAGGCTAATGACGAGGCGCGTTCGTTGATCCTGTTGTGGGAGGCCGGTCGCGGGCTGGTTCCCTCCGACCCGCAAATCTTCGTCGGCGATAAGGCGCGTGTCTGGCTCGATGCGCTTGAGGCGCGCATGCCCAAGACCGAGACGCCCAAGGTCGGGCGCGCCGCTAACGAAACCACCTGA
- the cpaB gene encoding Flp pilus assembly protein CpaB: MDRKKVILLVCALMIAAVTAFMARSMFTGGGASPNAVAQKPVPTGPQVMVATRALPVGTIITADSIRYQPWPAELIEEAYFMKKDGEGDQSETLVGTVVRTPITAGQPITQGSIVAPGDRGFLAAALGPGMRAVSVPVSALTGVSGFVFPGDRVDLVLTQNVAGGASGQPLKVSETIIRNLRVLATDQRSSPTLDDKGNQVPSKYKLVTIEVTPRIAEKIAVAQTIGTLSLSLRSLADNAAELEQALASGSVKLPNGATPEEEEKILASVTKQPTAGPSSYATGGDVSRFQRTSIPATTPVQIATEAVRVEKQIEKVRRGSVVRVSRGGAVEEVNVDRR, encoded by the coding sequence ATGGACAGGAAAAAAGTCATATTGCTGGTCTGCGCGCTAATGATAGCCGCCGTCACTGCCTTCATGGCACGCAGCATGTTTACCGGCGGAGGGGCTTCGCCCAATGCTGTCGCACAGAAGCCGGTCCCGACGGGACCTCAGGTTATGGTAGCAACGCGCGCCCTTCCTGTCGGCACAATCATCACGGCTGACTCCATCCGGTATCAGCCCTGGCCCGCCGAGCTGATCGAAGAAGCCTATTTCATGAAGAAAGATGGCGAAGGCGATCAAAGCGAGACTTTGGTAGGTACGGTCGTACGCACCCCAATTACCGCAGGACAGCCAATCACGCAGGGGTCGATTGTCGCCCCGGGTGATCGCGGTTTCCTTGCGGCGGCGCTTGGCCCCGGCATGCGCGCCGTGTCTGTCCCCGTTTCCGCACTGACCGGTGTTTCAGGCTTTGTCTTTCCGGGTGACCGGGTCGACCTCGTCCTGACCCAGAATGTTGCTGGCGGCGCATCCGGCCAGCCGCTCAAGGTTTCCGAAACCATCATCCGCAACCTGCGCGTGTTGGCAACCGATCAACGTTCTTCGCCCACATTGGACGACAAGGGCAACCAGGTCCCGTCCAAGTATAAGTTGGTGACGATTGAGGTAACTCCGCGCATTGCGGAAAAGATTGCAGTTGCGCAGACCATTGGCACACTCAGCCTTTCGCTCCGCTCGCTGGCTGACAATGCCGCCGAACTGGAACAGGCACTTGCTTCAGGATCTGTCAAATTGCCCAATGGCGCGACACCTGAGGAAGAAGAGAAGATCTTGGCATCGGTCACCAAACAGCCGACCGCCGGGCCCAGCTCTTACGCCACAGGTGGTGATGTTTCCCGCTTCCAGCGCACCAGCATACCCGCAACAACCCCGGTACAGATCGCAACTGAAGCGGTCCGGGTTGAAAAGCAAATCGAAAAAGTCCGTCGTGGCAGTGTGGTTCGCGTCTCGCGAGGCGGTGCTGTCGAAGAAGTCAACGTGGACCGGAGGTAA
- a CDS encoding A24 family peptidase yields MDQPILAYALLGGLAIGLLISIYSDIKHRLIYNKVTAAIALAAPIFWYANGTFGWPQIGYYLAAGFLTFALFAVFFRFGMMGGGDVKLFAAVVLWFPPLIAFRFIFHASLLGALVTIAFIVTHKIRKAPGQPRIPYGVAISLAGLWNAGEHFFNHFG; encoded by the coding sequence ATGGACCAACCTATCCTCGCTTACGCGCTGCTCGGCGGCTTGGCAATTGGCCTGCTGATCTCGATTTATTCAGACATCAAGCACCGGCTTATTTACAACAAAGTGACCGCTGCGATTGCGCTTGCCGCACCGATTTTCTGGTACGCGAATGGCACCTTTGGCTGGCCGCAGATTGGCTATTATCTGGCGGCCGGTTTTCTCACTTTCGCACTGTTTGCCGTGTTTTTCCGCTTTGGGATGATGGGTGGTGGCGATGTGAAATTGTTCGCCGCGGTCGTGCTGTGGTTTCCGCCACTGATCGCATTCCGCTTCATCTTCCATGCGAGCCTTTTGGGCGCCTTGGTAACCATAGCTTTCATCGTCACGCACAAAATTCGCAAAGCCCCTGGGCAGCCGCGAATTCCCTATGGCGTGGCAATTTCACTGGCAGGTCTTTGGAATGCAGGTGAACATTTTTTTAACCATTTTGGGTGA
- a CDS encoding type II secretion system F family protein: MNNLVLIFGALLSLGLIAFAVMGPATGKAVNRRLGAVKMRHSDSVDVKLEQQMRKAVASRRPVTFTAGTKMSVKDRLRLRLQQTGKKWTIKQYFSAMGGIFVVGVGLLMLRGAPLVLALGVSTFLALAVPHFTVGFLIKKRVTDFTTKFPEAIELLVRGLKSGLPVGETLGVVAREIPGPVGEEFKMVVEKIKIGKTMEDALQDTADRLGTPEFQFFVITLAIQRETGGNLAETLSNLADVLRKRAQMKLKIRAMSSESKASAYIVGSLPFVVFGLVWSVNPGYLGGFFVETRLMIAGGIGLIWMGIGVAIMAKMVSFEI; this comes from the coding sequence ATGAACAATCTGGTGCTCATTTTCGGTGCTTTGCTCTCTCTCGGTCTGATCGCATTCGCGGTAATGGGGCCGGCAACCGGCAAGGCAGTCAATCGTCGCCTTGGTGCCGTGAAGATGCGCCATTCGGATTCGGTCGACGTCAAACTCGAACAGCAGATGCGCAAAGCGGTTGCTTCGCGCCGACCTGTTACATTTACGGCCGGCACGAAGATGTCTGTTAAGGACCGGTTGCGCTTGCGCTTGCAGCAGACCGGCAAGAAATGGACGATCAAGCAATATTTCTCTGCAATGGGCGGAATATTCGTTGTTGGCGTCGGCTTGCTGATGCTCCGCGGAGCGCCTTTGGTTCTCGCCCTTGGCGTATCGACTTTTCTCGCGCTGGCAGTTCCCCATTTTACCGTCGGTTTTCTTATCAAGAAACGGGTTACCGATTTCACCACCAAATTTCCGGAAGCAATCGAGCTGCTGGTGCGTGGTCTTAAATCGGGTTTGCCTGTCGGCGAAACCCTGGGTGTAGTTGCACGCGAAATTCCCGGTCCCGTAGGCGAAGAATTCAAAATGGTCGTCGAAAAGATCAAAATCGGCAAAACCATGGAAGATGCGCTTCAGGACACGGCTGACCGCTTGGGCACGCCCGAATTCCAGTTCTTCGTCATCACACTCGCCATCCAGCGTGAAACCGGCGGCAACTTGGCCGAAACACTTTCGAATCTGGCAGATGTGTTGCGCAAACGTGCGCAAATGAAGCTCAAGATTCGCGCAATGTCCTCGGAATCCAAGGCGTCTGCCTATATCGTTGGTTCGCTGCCATTTGTCGTCTTCGGGCTCGTATGGTCTGTTAACCCCGGCTATCTCGGCGGCTTTTTTGTCGAAACGCGGCTGATGATAGCAGGCGGGATCGGCTTGATCTGGATGGGTATCGGTGTCGCCATCATGGCCAAAATGGTCAGCTTTGAAATCTAA
- a CDS encoding fumarylacetoacetate hydrolase family protein, whose product MKLASLKSGRDGKLVAVSNDLAWYADASHICPTMQAALDNWERIAPKLDALATDLEHDVIPKERFHEHDAASPLPRAYQWADGSAYVNHVALVRQARGAEMPESFWHDPLMYQGGSDGFLGPRDDIPLGDVAWGCDMEAEVVVVTGDVPMGVSAGEARDYIRLVGLTNDVSLRGLIPEELAKGFGFFQSKPASAFSPVFVTPAALGSRWDGGKLHGALCVDLNGQPLGRADAGIDMTFDFGQLIAHAAKTRNLTAGTIIGSGTVSNRDADGGPGKPIGEGGLGYSCLAEVRTIETIQRGKPDTPFMKPGDTVRIWMEDAKHHPIFGVIEQQVVVA is encoded by the coding sequence ATGAAATTAGCTTCACTGAAATCCGGTCGCGACGGGAAACTGGTGGCCGTGTCGAATGACCTCGCTTGGTATGCCGATGCCAGCCATATCTGCCCTACGATGCAGGCCGCGCTTGATAATTGGGAACGTATCGCGCCCAAGCTCGACGCGCTGGCAACCGATCTTGAACATGACGTAATCCCAAAAGAGCGCTTTCACGAGCATGATGCCGCATCACCCTTACCGCGTGCATATCAATGGGCCGATGGTTCTGCCTATGTGAACCATGTCGCGCTTGTAAGGCAGGCACGCGGTGCGGAGATGCCGGAGAGTTTTTGGCACGATCCGCTGATGTATCAGGGCGGATCGGATGGTTTCCTCGGCCCGCGCGATGATATTCCGCTGGGCGATGTTGCCTGGGGTTGCGACATGGAAGCGGAAGTTGTGGTCGTCACAGGTGACGTGCCGATGGGCGTAAGCGCAGGTGAGGCGAGGGACTATATCCGCCTTGTCGGCTTAACCAACGACGTGTCGCTGCGTGGCCTCATTCCTGAAGAATTGGCCAAGGGCTTCGGCTTTTTCCAGTCCAAACCTGCGAGTGCCTTTTCACCGGTGTTCGTCACGCCTGCGGCGCTTGGTAGCCGCTGGGATGGAGGCAAGCTTCACGGTGCGCTGTGCGTCGACTTGAATGGTCAGCCATTGGGCCGCGCCGATGCGGGTATCGACATGACGTTCGATTTCGGTCAGCTCATCGCCCATGCCGCCAAGACGCGAAACCTGACGGCGGGTACGATCATCGGCTCGGGCACGGTTTCTAATCGTGATGCCGATGGCGGCCCTGGCAAGCCGATCGGGGAGGGTGGTCTGGGCTATAGCTGCCTGGCCGAGGTCCGGACGATCGAGACTATCCAGCGCGGAAAGCCCGATACTCCCTTCATGAAACCGGGCGACACGGTTCGTATCTGGATGGAGGATGCGAAGCACCACCCGATATTTGGGGTTATCGAGCAGCAGGTGGTTGTGGCCTGA
- a CDS encoding CpaD family pilus assembly protein yields MRAKIILTASLAFTLASCGSMGANTSMYSTNQPVVQRTNYALDVNVDGGSGISPFEENRISEWFSAMKLGFGDRVALDFGDGYTSASAKQTVSDLAAKYGMLLSETAPVTTGAVVPGTVRVVVTRSTASVPNCPNWSKTTESNFNSANHPNYGCATNSNLAAMVADPEDLVRGRESTPENSRGGSRKKAGGTN; encoded by the coding sequence ATGCGTGCAAAAATTATCCTGACTGCCTCATTAGCATTCACTCTCGCCAGCTGCGGTTCGATGGGTGCGAATACATCAATGTATTCCACCAACCAGCCGGTCGTTCAGCGCACCAACTATGCGCTCGACGTCAACGTTGACGGTGGAAGCGGCATTTCGCCATTCGAAGAAAACCGCATTTCGGAATGGTTTTCGGCGATGAAGCTGGGCTTTGGTGACCGTGTCGCGCTCGACTTCGGAGATGGCTACACTTCGGCTTCAGCCAAGCAGACCGTTTCCGATCTGGCCGCCAAATATGGTATGCTGCTTAGCGAAACTGCACCGGTAACAACTGGTGCGGTAGTACCCGGCACCGTTCGCGTCGTTGTGACGCGCTCAACGGCCAGCGTACCCAATTGTCCGAACTGGTCGAAGACCACGGAGTCAAACTTCAATTCGGCAAATCATCCCAATTACGGCTGCGCCACCAACAGCAATCTGGCGGCAATGGTCGCCGATCCTGAAGACCTGGTGCGCGGTCGTGAATCCACCCCGGAAAACAGCCGTGGTGGTTCGCGCAAGAAAGCTGGAGGCACGAACTGA
- a CDS encoding pilus assembly protein CpaE: MNAPWTGAHAGTRDPFTAYVCDDLTLEVVRTVCDEMGWPQEKAFKGGLRNAVQSLSVSASPQVLLVDLSESGDPINDINGLAEVCEPGTVVIAMGQVNDVRLYRDLMMSGLQDYLLKPVSPDALRDAVTHAQMILNAPKNDDGVKDHPHLSTAIIGTRGGVGASTIATSIAWLLSERMSHLTGFLDLDVHFGTGALALDLEPGRGLTDAIDNPSRIDGLFIERAMIKANDKLSILSAEAPINSPILTDGSAFFQLQEEFRAAFENTVIDLPRNMLIAYPHLLADVNVAVVVCELTLASARDAIRLLAWLKSNAPSCQTIVVANKAQAGGLEISRKDFESSIERKIDLLIPYDPKATAQSAKLGKPVVDAMRSSKVSTGIVSLVELINSSGAAIEAVEEAKGAPKKSMMSGFKSLLAKK, encoded by the coding sequence ATGAACGCTCCCTGGACTGGTGCCCATGCCGGCACGCGTGATCCATTCACAGCCTATGTCTGTGACGATCTGACGCTCGAAGTCGTTCGTACCGTGTGCGACGAAATGGGCTGGCCGCAAGAAAAAGCCTTCAAGGGCGGTTTGCGCAATGCTGTGCAATCACTGTCGGTTTCGGCAAGCCCGCAGGTTCTGCTGGTCGATCTTTCGGAATCGGGCGATCCCATCAACGATATCAATGGATTGGCTGAGGTTTGCGAGCCGGGCACCGTCGTGATCGCCATGGGTCAGGTGAACGATGTTCGTTTGTACCGCGACCTGATGATGTCCGGTTTGCAGGACTATCTGCTGAAGCCGGTCAGTCCGGATGCTTTGCGCGATGCGGTAACGCATGCCCAAATGATCCTGAATGCCCCGAAAAATGATGACGGCGTCAAAGATCATCCGCATCTTTCGACAGCGATTATCGGTACGCGCGGCGGTGTCGGTGCCTCCACGATCGCAACGTCGATTGCATGGTTGCTTTCGGAGCGGATGAGCCATCTTACCGGCTTTCTCGATCTCGACGTGCATTTCGGAACGGGCGCACTCGCGCTTGATCTGGAACCCGGTCGCGGATTGACTGACGCCATCGACAATCCCAGCCGCATCGATGGTCTTTTCATCGAGCGTGCGATGATCAAGGCAAATGACAAGCTGTCGATCCTGTCGGCCGAGGCACCTATCAACAGTCCGATCCTGACTGACGGCTCGGCATTCTTCCAGCTACAGGAAGAGTTTCGCGCCGCGTTCGAGAACACGGTCATCGACCTTCCGCGCAATATGCTGATCGCGTATCCGCATTTGCTGGCTGACGTAAATGTCGCTGTTGTGGTCTGTGAACTGACGCTAGCTTCGGCACGTGATGCAATTCGCCTGCTCGCTTGGCTGAAATCCAACGCACCATCCTGCCAGACCATCGTGGTTGCCAACAAGGCCCAAGCCGGTGGACTGGAGATTTCGCGCAAGGATTTTGAAAGTTCAATCGAACGCAAGATCGATCTTTTGATCCCTTATGATCCCAAAGCGACAGCACAGTCTGCCAAACTGGGTAAGCCGGTTGTGGATGCGATGCGTTCCAGCAAGGTTTCGACGGGAATCGTTTCGCTTGTCGAACTCATTAATTCGTCTGGTGCGGCTATCGAAGCGGTTGAAGAAGCAAAAGGTGCGCCGAAGAAATCGATGATGAGCGGCTTCAAATCGCTGCTCGCAAAGAAATAA
- a CDS encoding alpha/beta fold hydrolase, with translation MSKAKSEFNRRAIPEVARETHWIAPDGWRIRRIDWPLRDDSGAGAAEPRGSLLFLPGRGDHYEKYLETLQHFADTGWRVTAIDWRGQGGSGRLLPDAHVGHIDDFSTWIADLGAFWAEWKSNNPAPHVIVAHSMGGHLVMRALVEGAVDPQAVALSAPMLGISTQGLPYAAHHAVARILSALGDPTRAAWKEGEKPMSPLNVRGKLLTHDPERYADEIYWWGARPEVRLGPPSWHWVERAIASTRALNEPGILEKVSTPILLMATTADKLVDPKRIVRDAKRLPHSELLLFGAEAAHELLRETDPVRDRCVAAIDTFFATHAPTV, from the coding sequence ATGTCCAAAGCCAAAAGTGAATTTAACCGGCGTGCGATTCCGGAAGTCGCACGCGAAACGCACTGGATTGCACCGGACGGTTGGCGAATTCGCCGGATCGACTGGCCTTTAAGGGATGATTCTGGTGCGGGTGCCGCGGAACCACGCGGATCGCTGCTTTTCCTGCCGGGCCGGGGCGATCATTATGAGAAATATCTCGAAACGCTGCAGCATTTTGCCGATACCGGTTGGCGAGTAACCGCTATCGACTGGCGCGGGCAGGGTGGTTCCGGGAGGCTGCTTCCTGATGCCCATGTCGGGCATATTGACGATTTTTCGACCTGGATTGCTGATTTGGGGGCTTTCTGGGCGGAATGGAAGTCGAATAATCCAGCTCCCCACGTTATCGTTGCGCATTCTATGGGGGGGCATTTGGTGATGCGCGCCCTGGTCGAAGGGGCCGTCGATCCGCAAGCTGTCGCACTTTCGGCGCCTATGCTGGGAATATCGACCCAGGGGCTACCCTATGCCGCACATCATGCGGTTGCACGCATATTGAGCGCTTTGGGTGATCCGACTCGTGCGGCCTGGAAAGAAGGCGAAAAGCCGATGTCCCCGCTCAACGTGCGCGGCAAGCTTTTGACCCATGATCCCGAACGCTATGCCGACGAAATCTATTGGTGGGGTGCTCGTCCGGAGGTGCGTCTTGGCCCACCGAGCTGGCACTGGGTAGAGCGGGCAATCGCCTCTACCCGCGCCCTGAACGAACCCGGCATTCTCGAAAAGGTCTCCACGCCGATATTGTTGATGGCCACCACAGCTGACAAGTTGGTCGATCCAAAGCGCATAGTTCGCGACGCAAAGCGGTTGCCGCATTCCGAATTACTGCTGTTCGGTGCAGAAGCCGCGCACGAACTGCTGCGCGAGACTGATCCGGTTCGTGACCGCTGTGTTGCGGCAATAGACACTTTCTTTGCCACGCACGCGCCAACCGTATGA
- a CDS encoding type II secretion system F family protein, producing the protein MNSPAPPGPSIMGVDVYWIATLLTLVASLAVIMAIYAAVTVRDPMAKRVKALNERREQLKAGISASTAKKRAKLVRNTETTDRMRQFLLSLQVLQDDQIKVAQQKLAQAGIRRKELAVVVIFSRLIGPVLLGGGAALWIYGMGGLADWTTFKRFGAFAAMTIFGYKAADIYLGNLIQKRTDAIRKGLPDALDLLVICAEAGLTVDSAFNRVAKELGRGFPELGDEFALTAIELGFLTERRMAFENLAYRVDLDSVKGVVTTMIQTEKYGTPLASALRVLSAEFRNERMMRAEEKAARLPAIMTVPLILFILPTLFIVILGPAACSIGDAFSKR; encoded by the coding sequence ATGAATAGCCCCGCACCTCCAGGTCCCTCAATCATGGGTGTCGACGTCTATTGGATTGCTACGCTGCTGACGCTTGTCGCCAGTCTTGCGGTCATCATGGCAATTTACGCCGCGGTTACGGTTCGCGACCCGATGGCGAAGCGCGTCAAGGCACTGAATGAGCGCCGCGAGCAGTTGAAGGCCGGTATCTCGGCATCCACCGCGAAAAAGCGCGCCAAACTTGTTCGCAATACCGAAACAACCGATCGTATGCGCCAGTTCCTGCTGTCGCTGCAGGTTCTTCAGGACGATCAGATCAAGGTGGCGCAGCAAAAGCTGGCACAAGCCGGCATCCGCCGCAAAGAACTTGCCGTGGTTGTCATCTTCAGCCGGTTGATTGGACCGGTTCTACTCGGCGGCGGTGCTGCATTGTGGATTTACGGCATGGGTGGCTTGGCCGACTGGACTACGTTCAAGCGGTTTGGCGCATTCGCGGCTATGACCATTTTCGGTTATAAGGCTGCCGATATTTATCTCGGCAACCTTATCCAGAAGCGCACAGATGCCATTCGCAAGGGCCTTCCCGACGCGCTCGACTTGCTCGTCATCTGCGCCGAAGCAGGTTTGACAGTTGACTCTGCCTTTAACCGCGTGGCCAAGGAACTCGGCCGCGGTTTTCCCGAACTGGGCGATGAATTTGCACTCACCGCAATTGAACTGGGTTTCTTGACCGAACGCCGCATGGCTTTCGAAAACCTTGCCTATCGTGTCGATCTCGACTCGGTAAAGGGCGTGGTGACAACTATGATTCAAACCGAGAAATATGGTACGCCTTTGGCCTCAGCTCTGCGTGTGCTCTCGGCAGAATTCCGTAACGAGCGCATGATGCGTGCTGAAGAAAAAGCAGCTCGTCTGCCAGCGATCATGACGGTACCGCTGATCCTTTTCATCCTGCCGACGCTGTTCATCGTGATCCTTGGCCCGGCAGCTTGCTCGATCGGCGATGCATTCTCGAAACGCTAA
- a CDS encoding type II and III secretion system protein family protein — MTIKNILKSGSAAIFLAATIGAPLSAAPARTDATSAKPTGKLMVLSIGRGEQVNLPTGVSDVVVANPNVVDVDVRSPKQLYIFAKGPGETTVYATDGNGRTIYSATVRVGNNLDSVDQMLLLAMPEADIKTTTMNGVVLLTGTVAQPEDVTEAEQLVQAFVGDQTKVISRLKTAVPMQVNLQVRIAEVSRSLAKEIASNFKTRDNDGNNFLFGVGRGRDAVDISNTALGSGLPVINACTAFGLPTDCGLRLPFNPQTGQFLTDVGTTFTFKNTGNNALNIAGRLFGLDVGAAFDFAERSGLSSTLAQPNLTTISGETAEFLAGGQFPIPVADNFGAVTVQFRDFGVSLRYTPTVQADGRILLRVRPEVSDISSQGAVRIAGTEIPAITTRMAETTVELGSGQSFMIAGLLSNAASSSVDKYPGLGDVPVLGALFKSNGWKRNETELVIVVTPYLVKPVSEAEIKLPTDGLTTPTDLERVLLNKTIGSDAGKAERPMPTVAPEATGPDFGSVSEAAPSVSKKQAKNAGAADANSAPGFSFN; from the coding sequence ATGACTATCAAGAACATATTGAAATCCGGTTCTGCCGCGATCTTTCTGGCTGCTACCATCGGTGCACCGCTAAGTGCGGCCCCGGCACGCACGGACGCCACCAGCGCGAAGCCGACAGGTAAGCTGATGGTTCTCTCAATCGGTCGCGGCGAACAGGTTAATCTGCCCACAGGTGTCAGCGACGTCGTGGTTGCCAACCCCAATGTGGTTGACGTCGATGTCCGCAGCCCCAAGCAGCTTTACATTTTCGCCAAGGGTCCCGGTGAGACTACGGTTTACGCAACCGATGGTAATGGTCGCACCATTTATTCGGCAACGGTACGGGTTGGTAACAATCTTGACTCAGTTGACCAGATGTTGCTGCTCGCCATGCCTGAAGCCGACATCAAAACGACCACAATGAACGGTGTCGTCTTGCTGACGGGAACGGTTGCGCAACCCGAAGACGTCACCGAAGCAGAACAGCTGGTCCAGGCATTTGTCGGCGACCAGACCAAGGTCATCAGCCGCCTGAAAACGGCTGTTCCAATGCAGGTTAACCTGCAGGTCCGGATTGCCGAAGTCAGCCGCTCGCTGGCCAAGGAAATCGCTTCGAACTTCAAGACCCGCGACAATGACGGCAACAACTTCCTGTTCGGTGTTGGACGCGGCCGTGATGCTGTTGATATCAGCAATACCGCTTTGGGTTCGGGTTTACCGGTCATCAATGCATGTACTGCATTCGGTCTGCCGACTGACTGCGGCCTGCGTCTGCCGTTCAACCCTCAGACCGGCCAGTTCCTGACCGATGTCGGGACAACCTTTACCTTCAAAAACACCGGCAACAACGCACTCAACATTGCGGGACGATTGTTCGGACTCGATGTGGGTGCTGCTTTCGACTTTGCCGAGCGTAGCGGTTTGTCATCGACCCTGGCGCAGCCCAATCTGACAACAATCTCTGGTGAAACGGCTGAATTCCTGGCCGGCGGGCAGTTTCCGATCCCTGTAGCTGACAATTTTGGAGCGGTGACTGTCCAGTTCCGCGACTTTGGTGTCAGTCTGCGTTACACGCCAACCGTGCAGGCCGACGGCCGTATTCTTCTGCGCGTTCGCCCAGAAGTTTCGGACATCTCGTCGCAGGGTGCCGTACGTATAGCTGGCACGGAAATTCCGGCAATCACCACCCGTATGGCGGAAACGACCGTTGAACTTGGCTCAGGCCAAAGCTTCATGATTGCCGGCCTGCTGTCCAATGCGGCCAGCAGCTCCGTCGACAAATATCCAGGCCTGGGCGACGTTCCAGTATTGGGCGCGCTGTTCAAATCGAATGGCTGGAAGCGCAACGAAACCGAACTGGTAATCGTTGTTACGCCCTATCTGGTGAAGCCCGTTTCGGAAGCCGAAATCAAATTGCCTACTGATGGTTTGACAACGCCTACCGATCTGGAGCGTGTCCTGTTGAACAAGACCATTGGTTCGGATGCAGGCAAAGCAGAGCGACCGATGCCGACAGTTGCCCCCGAAGCTACCGGTCCCGATTTTGGATCGGTGAGCGAGGCGGCACCTTCGGTCAGCAAAAAACAAGCCAAGAACGCCGGTGCTGCTGATGCGAATTCGGCCCCTGGTTTCAGCTTCAACTGA